TCTACaacaaacatacaaatttaatcCAGCCCGATCCGATCCAATAATCAAACATCTAAAGTTGTTCATTCAACTTCAACCTATAAATTagtcaaaataataaatgcTCTACGAGTCTTGgccataattttattttattcgattttcttctctcttagaaatttaaagaaaaaaaggaaaaaaaataaaaagaagagggCTTTTTGTAGGTTAATTCTTCTAATATCTTATCCCAAATTCATTTTCCGCTTATCTGAATTTTCCCCTCAATTTCTTGTTTCtcattgaattttgatttgcaGATTTTGGACGGATCGCCCATGGAAATTGCTTCGGATGAAACCACCCGCATATGCAATCACTGGTATGTATTAATATACGGGTTTCTTGAAATTGTGTAtctttatgattttattttgtataattgattttaattcgTTGAACTTTTGATGCAATCTTTTTTCTTGTCTTTCTGATCCCTGcctttttgtttcaattttcattGTGGATGAATTCTTGTTGCCTGATTTGTCTGGAAATTTGTGTACTTGGAAATTAGTTTTTGCTTAAAAAGTGATTAGTTGATTTAAGTTGATCAAATCAAGCTGGAAAGGGAATGACTTAGTTAAATTTCTTGCTTTGATATCTTTTAGAACCTGAAATTATGTTTGTTTGATGCGTTTATGATTGCAATCAGTTCATGTGATCAGGGGTGTCATCTTTTTTAATTGctgaaaatctattaaattatgaaaatcttgCTGGTATTTTGAACATTACAATATATTGTTGGAACCCTTTCTTGAGGTTCTTTTATGCTTTTGGACTATAATTACAATCTACTTGATACTGAACTGCAAGCTTAGCAATATGTTGAATAAAGCTTTCAAAttcctctttttcctttttataacgaATGCTTGCTGTTGATATGGAACCTTCACATGTGCTTTGTTGTGTTCCTAACATTATTAGGATGCGGAATATAAGTTTTCGATTAAAGAAACTGAGGTGCATAGCTATTCCCTTTTTTGTACAAGATGTGcgtttttagtttttgaatccTGTTTTGATGCCTGCCTTAGTTTTGAGGtggtttaataattaaattttatgttgcAATGATTTCTTTCATTAATCTAGTTGAATGAGGGTGGAGGTCTTTTTATTCCATATGAAATGGTATTGGAAAATTGCATGCCCTAGAAATTCTAATGagtaacttttttttctttttaatgttttcagtGACAGGGCCATACCTTCTTCAAATATTGATTTGCATTACGCTCATTGCTCCCGGAATCTAGAAAAATGTAATGTTTGTGGTGATATGGTTCCAATAAGGCATGCTAAGGAACATTTCTTAAACACCCATGCTCCGGTATGGTTTAGGTCTTTTCTGATTGTTTGTAATGAATCAACTTTTTACCTTTCTTGTTTACTTTTTCTGATTTCCCTATCATTTTGATGGCTTTGATGCTGCTTGAGCTAGAAGCAATTAAACTCTTGACCCTTGGGTGTAGCTTAATAAACAGCAAGACTAGATAGTATTCAAATCTTAAAATATGttacaaattttcaaaagttgattttttaaaaattcttttaaaatactttatttgGAAGAAAGCTTGGCAGAGGGATAACTAAGTTGTCACATTTGAATATCTTATTGGCATTGGATTTGTAGTTTATCTGTGAAAGCTAATCGAAAAAGCCTCGTTACATTGATGGATATTTGAGTTGATAACTCCCCTCCCATTTCCTGattttgttctttcatttgaacttcttatttttccttttgttcGGGTTTTGATGTCTCATTTTGGCATGAAGTACTATTTTCTCAGCTATTTTCATTTGAACTTATTAGGTCTGAAGAATCTATCAACCACCAGAGATTTAGTTAAGTGTAAACATTCATGaaatattaaacacttaaataagTGGAAATATAGACTCCAACTAGTCCTTAAGTGATTGATAACAATGGGGAGGTGCAGTTAACCAAGATTTGTTAACCAAGTCACCAAGTTTATTGTTGGTTAATTCAATTATGCTTTTGTGTCTTTTGGTAATGTGCAAGTGCATATCTACTTAAAAATCTCACATAATGCCTTGTACTAAATTGATCATGCTATTGACTCATTATGTGAGCAGGTGGCTTGCTCATTGTGCAGTGCGACATTGGAACGTGGAAATCTAGATATACATAAAGGTGAAAGTTGCCCCCAGAGGATTGTTAATTGTGAGTTTTGTGAGTTTCCGTTGCCTGCTATTGATCTGGCTGAGCATCAGgtaattatgaataattttgaatgaaaggattcatattatatatgttaggagaaatttttacaatattgTTTTGCTTTGTGATTTTAGGAAGTCTGTGGGAACCGGACAGAGATGTGTTATCAATGTAACAGATACATTAGACTGAGAGAAAGATATAACCATGCAAGTAGGTGCACTGGTATTGCAGAAAACAATGTGGAATCTTCCAGGTACATACACTATTTACCTTTAGAGTGTTTTGTAGATGCACTAATTCAGTCATGACCTGACATGGTGCATAGTTTAACTTTGTTCCCGTCATCTGCATATAGATGGAACTTATCTCGGTGAAAGTACCATGTAGACCCTTGTACTAGTAGTTgcggattgcattttgccccctctactcaaaaaatgggcaaattagtctttgtacaTTAGATCTAAGAGTAAACTGGtctttcctttaaaattttcatctatttctactgttaaaaaatGGTCACGTCATCATGAGGTACACGCTGCACATTATGTGTAACTATATGGTTATTCTGCCAACCACACCAGTTTTcaacagtagaaatggatgattttttcaatagaaaggactaatttgctttttgatctaatgtaaaggaaataatgtcattttttttagtaaagtgGAAAAATGAACCTGACTTCTAGTACAAAGGTCTCTAAAGCCCGAGAAGTCATGTATCTTATGACctaagattattattttttgttcaataTGACCTAAGATTTATTGTAACAATGTTTGAACATATCACCCGTACTCGAGCCTTAGTTTCCTGAAAACCATCCCCAGAATTTTGCTCTTCGTTGCCTGCCATATCCATCGTCATTATGTTTATACGAATTCATCTTGGGTTTCATTAATGGGTTTGGGATCTATGGTTAGGGATGTGGGGGCCCCTGAAAGGGAACAAGGTGCTCCGAGAAGGCAGCCACCTGAATATTCACGGAAACGACTTATATTCACCATTGCGGTAACCGGCATTGCTGTTTTATTCGGATCACTTTTTTTCCAAAAGAAGGCGGAGGCCAGTCAGGTGCATTAGCAGAATACACTACACAAACTGGGGCGTTATGTAAATCAGCTAGAGAGCTACGTTTTTAACGTTTTGTCACTTATCTGT
This genomic stretch from Gossypium raimondii isolate GPD5lz chromosome 6, ASM2569854v1, whole genome shotgun sequence harbors:
- the LOC105774395 gene encoding uncharacterized protein LOC105774395, with the protein product MEIASDETTRICNHCDRAIPSSNIDLHYAHCSRNLEKCNVCGDMVPIRHAKEHFLNTHAPVACSLCSATLERGNLDIHKGESCPQRIVNCEFCEFPLPAIDLAEHQEVCGNRTEMCYQCNRYIRLRERYNHASRCTGIAENNVESSRDVGAPEREQGAPRRQPPEYSRKRLIFTIAVTGIAVLFGSLFFQKKAEASQVH